The window TGAATTTCGATTAATCGTCAAAGAAGAATAATCTTTCCATTGATCGGGGAAACCTAATTTTCTTGCAAAAGCTCCTAATTTTTCTTTGGCTTTAGCTTTTGTTTCGTTCCCCATCCAATCTAAATGGTCTATACGCTCGTCAAACACTAAAGTAATATTCTCTACCATTTGATTAATTTTAACTTTTGCATCTTCACTAAAGTTATCTTCAACAAAAGCTTGCCCCAAAGCTTCTCCAACAGCAGAATTAGTAACTGCTGCTATCCCTTGTTTCCACATTGGTTTTGGGACTTTAGTCCCTCTCATAATTGTATTATAAAAATGAAAATTTTCCTGAGCCATTCTTGTTGTTAAAGCATCCGAAAATGAATTGACTAGCTTCCACTTTAAATACAATTTTAAATCTTCCAAAGGTTCTTCAGCTATTAACTGATCTAAACCTTCAATAAAACGTGGTTGACCAATAATTATAGTATCAATATTGGTTATCCCTCTTTCTGACAAATAGGTATTCCATAAGAGGTTCGGATAAGAAGCATCAAATAGTCCTGAAGCTGTTTTATTGTAGTTTTCCTCTACCTTTCTTAATTCAACAGGTCCTTTACTGATTTCTGCTAATTTTTCTTCAATGGCATAAGCAATCAAATTGGCTGGTTGTTTGGTTGTTATTGAAATGGCTGCTTCTGCAAACAAACTACTCATATACATTTGATATCCACTCCTCACTTTTTCTGAGCGTTCATCTTTTTTGAAATAGTATTCTTTATTAGGTAAACCTAAACCTCCTTGATAGACATGCAACCTGTATTTGGTATTTCTCTTAGAATCTTGGCCAACATATACTCCCCAGAAAGCCCCAACTCCTCGATCATGTAGATGTGCAACAGCTTTAATTAATCCCTCTTTCGTTGTGATTTGTTCTATATGTTCTAATTCTGGTTTAAGTAACGTAATTCCTTGTTCATTTCTCTTAACAGTATCCATGAAAGAAGCATAATAATCTCCAATTAATTGATTGGCTGAGCCGTTTTCAAAAGTTTCACTTGAGGCCTTTTCTAAAATATTATTTAAGATATTATTATTTCGATCAGCTAAAACATTAAAACTACTCCATCGACTTTCTTCTTCTGGAATTGGATTGTTTTTGAGCCATTCTCCACAAGCAAACTGGTAAAAATCTTGCTTAGGGTCAACAGTTGAATCAATGTATTCAAATTCTAATTCGACCCTAGAATCTTCTACACTTTTAGGAGAGGTCTCAGTTATTTCTTTATTAACTTCTTCTGTTTTATTGGTATGTGTTTTTGTTTCACAAGCAACTAATAATAAAGAGATTAAGGGGAAGTATTTTAAGCTTTTCATAAGTATATTCTGTTGTTGTCGCGAATATAAAAATTCGTTTTTAAATTTTCGAATATTCTTTTCATTCAGTATTAACAGATAACGTTTATTTATAAACAATTAAAAAGCGAGCAAACAACTCTTAACAACTTTTA of the Flavobacteriales bacterium genome contains:
- a CDS encoding M13 family metallopeptidase, with translation MKSLKYFPLISLLLVACETKTHTNKTEEVNKEITETSPKSVEDSRVELEFEYIDSTVDPKQDFYQFACGEWLKNNPIPEEESRWSSFNVLADRNNNILNNILEKASSETFENGSANQLIGDYYASFMDTVKRNEQGITLLKPELEHIEQITTKEGLIKAVAHLHDRGVGAFWGVYVGQDSKRNTKYRLHVYQGGLGLPNKEYYFKKDERSEKVRSGYQMYMSSLFAEAAISITTKQPANLIAYAIEEKLAEISKGPVELRKVEENYNKTASGLFDASYPNLLWNTYLSERGITNIDTIIIGQPRFIEGLDQLIAEEPLEDLKLYLKWKLVNSFSDALTTRMAQENFHFYNTIMRGTKVPKPMWKQGIAAVTNSAVGEALGQAFVEDNFSEDAKVKINQMVENITLVFDERIDHLDWMGNETKAKAKEKLGAFARKLGFPDQWKDYSSLTINRNSYFQNVINSNRFNVAENLSKLEKEIDKMEWGMVPHIVNAYYNPLLNEIVFPAGIMQKPFFSEHYEDAVNYARMGAVIGHEFTHGFDDMGSKYDAQGQMNDWWTPEDKNKFNEKTQKLIDQYNAYEVLEGVFVNGELTLGENIADFGGLTIAYHAYLRSLEGKEKQTIGGYTPEQRFFIAFAHVWKNNIRDNALVTRVSTDPHSPGKYRVNGTLSNMPEFFEAFDVQEGDSMRQPADKIAKIW